CAGCGACCCTAATAATGATGAAATGACCTTCCACTGGGAGCTGGTTGACCGGCCCGATGGGAGTGATGCAGTGATTGAACCGGTTACCGAACCGGAGAGTGGGGAGCTTCGCCGTGCTCAGGTAGTTACCGATGTACCGGGTTCCTATACCGCTCGCCTGATCGTCAGTGATGATCGTGGTCTATATGCCAAAACCTACTCTGAAGACGATGGTCTTGCCAAAGTTTCCAACACGGCACCAGAAATCCGTTCTGTAGTTTGGGCGCGCAACTGGGGTAGCTTATCCACTGGTGAAGATTATTACCAAATCCTGCCCTGTATGTCCCTGCTGCATCGCCCTGTGGTGGTAGATGCCGACGGTGATGAAGTATTCACTTATGAAGAGCTGATCAGCGCGCCGGAAGGTGGTGAATTTACCAGCTATCCAGATAGTGAAGATTGTGAAAATACAACTGGTACCGTATTTTCGAAAGCGGGCACCTACGTATTCCGCTACTACGCTACAGATTTGATTGATGATGCGCCGGAATACGATTTTGTTGTAGAAGTTGAGCCCATGAGCGAAGCCAAGGGTGTGCGTCTGCGTAATATCAACTCCTGGGAAGAGAGCCTTTGGCTGCCCATGCCGTACGAAAATATTCCAAGCTACGGTACCCCGTCAGATTTACGGTGGGATACATCCCCTACCGAAGATGAATACCTACAATGGTCTCTGACTGCAGTTGATGCCGATTACACCATTGAGAATGTACAGGTGAAGCATATCAATGGCGATTTGGCTAGCCTTACACCATGGTTCGAGGGTGTTGCAGAGGGACAGGTTATTAGCGAGGGAGAGTCTCTGGACTTCAAGACATGGGTACCCTCTGTTCCCTGTATGCGCACAGATGAAAAAATAGAAGGCTTCCATTTCTCATTTAATATTAAAGAAATCCCGGAGTTGACCTTCACCTACGAAACCTGGGTAGCCATAGATGATGGTATCTTTAGCGAGGGCTGGAGACAGTGTGAAGCAGGGGAGTTAAATTAATCTTTCAGAGCTTACTTCTGCAATAACACATATTATTGCTGAGGTTCTATAACATTGTGACCTCTTTGAGAAAGGGCGCCTAATAGGGCGCCCTTTTTTAATCGTAATCAAACCTTAAAAGCTATTTTGTGCCCAATCATTGACTGCTTCTAAAACGAACTGTTGGCTTTTGTCATTCTTATCACACTTGTAAACCTGAAGACGCTCACCCTCTTCGGTTGAGCTACCCGGTGCGTCTATACAGTAGGTCCAGTTCTTATCGCGATTTTGGATGACCCCACTTTCCTGGATTTGCCATTTCTCCGAATTGCCGCCGTCACAATCCCACAGGTGCATTTTATCGCCGTTATCAGCAGAGCCAGTGTTGAAGTCAACACAGTATTTATTATTACCCTTAGGGCGGAGTTGGCCTTCAGCAGTATAAACAAACTGCTGTTCATTGCTGGAGCCACAGTTATTCATATTTAGGTTTGAGCCATTGCTATAGCCCTGGGAGACGGTCATGCACAAGTCAGCATTTGAGGCAGAACGGATTCTCAAATAGCCAGGAAGACTTCTCCTTACTCCGACAAAAGGAATTGCCGTGCCAGTATAATTGGGGGTGGTTGCGACTGTATCAGGATCCATCCCGATTGCAGTGGCACCATGTGCGATTGCTGTAAATATGTAGCCATAGTCGGTATTGCTAAAATCGCCAGAACTATCCCATAGGTGCATCAGCTGTTTGGTTTCAGCGGCTGCGTTGGCTGTTATCTGGTAATGATCGCCAGCCTGGACATTGCCGCAAAATATTCTTTGCGAACTACTGCTGTCTATTGAATCAATGGAGCCGGTAAATTCTTCTGGATCTGCGGTATCTATATCAGGACATAAAAATGCGCTCATCTCGTAGGAGTCTAATGCGGATTCCATTCGATTATTGACGTTGCCTGACTGTCCTCCGGTAAAAATAACGATTACTTTTTTGTCGTTATTTAATAAGTTGCCAACGCTAGGCCATCCCGTACTTGTAAGCGTGGTACGGTAATTTTCTGAGGAAGAAATTTGTTGTAAATATGCAAGCATATCCTGGTAGCTGTATTGGAGGTCGCCAAGCTCTTGTTGGATATACTGGTCAAGCAAATAAATTTCATCTGCATACCAGGCATTAAACCAATCTAAATTGGTTTTCATATCGATATACAGCATTATTGGCGCTTCAATAGTGTTAACGGAGAGCCAGGATTTTATATCGTCCAGACAGTGTTCCAGACGATCATCGTCTCCGTTGCTATTGCACATGTGATTACCGATGTCGTTTTGTCCATGAGCAACATGGGGTCCATGGCTGCTACCTTGCCAGGAACCGTGATCTACGACATCGATTTCCAGTGATCGAAAGCCTTTGTCGAGCCAGTCAGTCAGTGTTTCACCGTCTTCTAGCCGCTCATAGCTGTTATGGGGCTGTAAGTAATAAAGCTCATCAATACGATGCTCACTGGTGGCCGCTTCTGCTTGGTAATCGGGCCAGTGAAAAGTGTCAGCTTTACTGATGCTGGGTATAGATACCCAAAGTGATAGACATAGAGCGCCTGTAGAGACTTTGAGGAAGGACATTGGGGTTCCTGTTATCATTTTAATAGTATATTTATTATTTGTTATATAAAAAGTGTGTTAATACTTTGTTACCAGAACTGGATAATTTAAGCCTGTTAATTAACTGTTTTTTTTCAAACGGCATTGAGATGCGTAGATTTTTATTTAGATTACAGGTAATTGTTCGTAAGTAGGCAAGTGTTTGGAATTTTTGAGTTGACAGTGAGAGGCTAGGAGAAGAGTACTTTGGGAAAGTACTCTAACATCTAAAGCATATGCTTGTATTTGGCGATGGTCCATCGTGCACGTTTTATTGCTATTTACGTCCCATTCTCTTATCTACCTGCTTTCTCTCCCAATCTTCACCAAAGAAATTAAATAAATTGAAGGTGCTAATTGCATGGGAGGCGAGCCCTATACCCCATCCAAATGCCGCCCAGAGTGACCATAAGTATCCGGGAGCGAGTATTAAGTTGGCAATTACTAGCCCCGAGATAACTAATAAGTAGGTGATTAGGTGTTGGTAAAAGCTCTTCAGCTTCTTGACATGCTCAATGACTTTTCTTTCTTTGGCGGAGATCTGGTCTCGGGAGTTCATATTGATGACCTTGGCTGATTAGCTACAGCAGTGGGGAATATTATTATTCGAGTTATTTTCAAGTTTGGATAGAGATATTAACCACAGCCAATGAAATGTGGCAAGTAGTGAAATTTTCAAGTGTATGAAGGATGCCTGATGAGACCAAGCATCCATAAAAGAGTACTACACAATACAGTCTGGTTGTTCTGAAGGGTGGGCTTTAATAAAGGCCGGTAGTTCATTGCATGCGTCTGTGATTTTCTGGATTTTGGGATATTGGGTCATATCCAGGCCAAAGCGCTCCGCACTGTATACTTGCGGGAGTAAGCAACACTCGAACAACCCTGGATTGTCTCCAGCGGCGAAAGGCGAGGGTCTTAATTGCTTCTCCAGTGCGGAGAAGCCCAGGTGTATCCAGTGCTGAATCCATTGAATTTTTTGCTCATCACTGACTTTGAGTTCAGCCTGGAGGTACTGCAGAACCCTGAGGTTCTGTATAGGTTGAATATCGCTGGCAATACTTTGCGCGAGCGCGCGGATATGTGCGCGGGCTTCAGGAGCCTTTGGAAGTAGCGCTGGTTCTGGATGGGTTTCATCCAGCCATTCCAAAATGGCGAGGGATTGGGTGAGACTGGTTTCGCCATCATTCAGGGTTGGCAGTAGCCCGTGTGGATTCAGCGTGCGGTAGTCGTCTCCGTGCTGATCTCCCTTGAGCAGGTTTACCGGGTGATACTCGTATTCCAGGCCTTTCAAGTTGAGCCCGATACGCACTCGGTAGCTGGCGGATGAGCGAAAGTATCCGTAAAGGTCCATTCTCTTTCCTTTCCTTTTCTTTGTTTTGGCGTTTGGCTGTTTGAATGTCAGCCTTCTTGGTGTTGTCTGGATGCGCTGTATTCACTTTGGCTTCCAGGAGTTTACATAATCTGTTAGCTCCACGGCATGGGCATCCGGGAGAATATCCCAGGGGGTGCGGCTGTCGATCATTACAGCAACTTCATCGGTTTCCTTGCGTGCATGCCGGGCTCCGGTAGCAAATGCCTTGGGGTGGGGGCCGTGGGTAAATCCCATGGGGTGGAGGGTAAGCATCCCCGGATGAATATTGTCGCGGCTAAAGAAGTTACCGCGGTGATAGAAGATGAGTTCATCAAAGTCATCATTGTTGTGGAAGAAGGGGACTTTGAGTGCGCCAGGGTCACTCTCAATCGGGCGAGGTACAAAAGTCGCTACAACAAAACCTTGTGCGATAAAGGTGGTATGAGCCGAAGGGGGTAGGTGGTAGCGGTGGCTCATCAGCGGGCGTATATCGCGCCAGTTGATGCGAACGGCCAGGTTGTCCCCAGTCCAACCACAGGTGTCCAGTGGGTTGAAGGGGTAGGTAATGGTCGACAGCTGTTGCCGGGCTTTAACCACAACCCGCCACTCATCATCGCCCTGTTGATCGAGAAAGGCTTTATCTATACGAGGCACATCCAGCATCGCCTGGTCAAAAATTGCATTGGGGCCAAGGAAGCCTTTTTCGGGGAGCTGAAAATGGCTACCTATCGCCTCTACCATCAATAGTTCCAGCGGCTCATCCGCCGTCGGCGTCAGGCGCCATAAGGTGCCGCGGGGCAGC
This DNA window, taken from Microbulbifer sp. MKSA007, encodes the following:
- a CDS encoding homogentisate 1,2-dioxygenase, which encodes MKHKGTSPWDQKPILRNQDSQVALWTCREPMDHLVRNADGDQLLFIHNGSGDLFCDFGHLSIRDGDYILLPRGTLWRLTPTADEPLELLMVEAIGSHFQLPEKGFLGPNAIFDQAMLDVPRIDKAFLDQQGDDEWRVVVKARQQLSTITYPFNPLDTCGWTGDNLAVRINWRDIRPLMSHRYHLPPSAHTTFIAQGFVVATFVPRPIESDPGALKVPFFHNNDDFDELIFYHRGNFFSRDNIHPGMLTLHPMGFTHGPHPKAFATGARHARKETDEVAVMIDSRTPWDILPDAHAVELTDYVNSWKPK
- the maiA gene encoding maleylacetoacetate isomerase produces the protein MDLYGYFRSSASYRVRIGLNLKGLEYEYHPVNLLKGDQHGDDYRTLNPHGLLPTLNDGETSLTQSLAILEWLDETHPEPALLPKAPEARAHIRALAQSIASDIQPIQNLRVLQYLQAELKVSDEQKIQWIQHWIHLGFSALEKQLRPSPFAAGDNPGLFECCLLPQVYSAERFGLDMTQYPKIQKITDACNELPAFIKAHPSEQPDCIV
- a CDS encoding ricin-type beta-trefoil lectin domain protein yields the protein MSFLKVSTGALCLSLWVSIPSISKADTFHWPDYQAEAATSEHRIDELYYLQPHNSYERLEDGETLTDWLDKGFRSLEIDVVDHGSWQGSSHGPHVAHGQNDIGNHMCNSNGDDDRLEHCLDDIKSWLSVNTIEAPIMLYIDMKTNLDWFNAWYADEIYLLDQYIQQELGDLQYSYQDMLAYLQQISSSENYRTTLTSTGWPSVGNLLNNDKKVIVIFTGGQSGNVNNRMESALDSYEMSAFLCPDIDTADPEEFTGSIDSIDSSSSQRIFCGNVQAGDHYQITANAAAETKQLMHLWDSSGDFSNTDYGYIFTAIAHGATAIGMDPDTVATTPNYTGTAIPFVGVRRSLPGYLRIRSASNADLCMTVSQGYSNGSNLNMNNCGSSNEQQFVYTAEGQLRPKGNNKYCVDFNTGSADNGDKMHLWDCDGGNSEKWQIQESGVIQNRDKNWTYCIDAPGSSTEEGERLQVYKCDKNDKSQQFVLEAVNDWAQNSF
- a CDS encoding 2TM domain-containing protein, yielding MNSRDQISAKERKVIEHVKKLKSFYQHLITYLLVISGLVIANLILAPGYLWSLWAAFGWGIGLASHAISTFNLFNFFGEDWERKQVDKRMGRK